CGAGGCGGGGGATCAGACAGCCTGCAAGCGGTTTTGGACTGCTACCAAATACACTCTGACTTTCATTGCAGTAGTCATTGCGTTGGTTCTTGTTGGCTTCTTCGCTCCTATGATGGAGAGTCAACCTGGCCACAATCTGGGGTATTAGCGGGGATATTTGATCGAGAACCGTGAGTTTAACGCCTTTTCAGATGGCGACTTTCTTATCAGAACGCTCATGATGTCCTACAGAAGGTGAACATGCTTTCACATTTCTCCTCGGGTTCGTAACAATCATTGGCTCTTGTCTATATGCGTTCTATACACCTTCAGGGCTAGCAATGCTTCCAGCGCTTTTCCTCAGAAAATCAAGTTCTTTCGCAACCTAAACATTGGGAGGTTCTACAGCCATGGAACTGAATTTTAATCGTGAACGGCAGCGCTAATTAGAAGGTCGCTGCGGGGGTAATTCGGCGCTTCTATCTGCAAAAGACCGAAGAGAATTAGACACTTTGGTGCGAGAAGAGAGGACTCTCATCCGCCAGCAGCGTTTGATTGAAGGAcgccaagaagaagaccaaagcTGGCCAGTCACCGTTTACTCCAAACTGAAGACTATCCTCCGTCTATTTAGGCTTCTGGGCGGCTTCTGTCTATTCCTCATTGGGCTTTCGACCTGGATCTCATTGCTCATGACTGTTGTTGATAAATTAATTAATTCGCCTTGCAAGCACCACTGTGGTTATATACTCAGCCGTACCAACTTCAACCCTATCAGTTGGATTTTTATTCAATCTTCCAGGGCTTTTCCAACTGACTATATCATTTTTGCGCTTAttgtcttctttttcttttgggGCTTAGTAGTCGGCGTTGTCGCAGTGGGCATTCGGTTTCTTTGGATACGAATTTTCCAAATTAGGAAAGGTCACACGTTACCCCAAGCCATGTTGCTGGCGACAGCCGTGCTGACGTTGATAACCCTGGGCTTGAATTACTCGATTGTCATGATGCTTGTACCCAGGTATGCAACATTTGGACCGCAAACTTTCTGTGATTTAGCCCCGACGTCTTCAGAAGAGCAGTCAGATTGCTCAAACCACAGGCATTTAGTCAAGCCATGTTTAGAGAAGGCTGATAGCACAGCTGCAGATAAGACCTGCACACCCAGCGTCGCAAGCACCATTTTAAATCGGGTGGCGCTGAATTTTCCACTTTTCGGTGCCTTGCTGCTTTGGGCAcactttcttttccttggtATATGGCAGACCTGTCCCAAGGCACTTTGTTTCTTATGTTGCAAACTTGAGGCTAACAATTGTGCAAAACTAGGTACCTACTTAATCGTCCTTGTGGCATCTCTCGTCCGCTCGCCGAGACTCGACGAACgccagctggaggaggacgtcgaagaggccgaggaagagagtcTATTAGCAAGCACTAGAAGAAGCGGCAATCCTACATGAGGGGATGTCCTATCGCTTCCAGAGAGCCCGCTACTTCGAATTATGAACGATTATTTAAAGAAGGTTTTTTTATATTTAAGAGGCGATAATAAGGAAGAGACAGCGGATATGGTGATTTTCGCCGAAGGATTATAACCTTGTGTCACGTGATTTGCATTAGTACCTCTAGGGTCACAGTTTGCGAGATGCCGTCGTCGAGTCTCACAGTAACTTTCAAGCGGGCTGGTCTGAACTTCAAGGGAGCCTCTCTGGCAGTGTCCTTCAACCTGTTATACCTAAGACTTTGGGGCATTATTCAGGAGAGCGAGAGCACTTTTAAAAGCCTTAACAACATCGGCATCTGCATGGATATGTCAGCACAGCTTGGATGGCGGCAATTGTTGTACTCTCGCACAATGTTTTCTCCTGCTCTCTAAATCCTCTTCGGAGGTCTGCACATGCTGGGACTGGGTTTTGAACCTAGACATAAGTCAGCTGTACTGTCGGCTAGCTGTAAGGGTACAGGCCGAGACCTCTTCAGCGCTCTACTTTCATCACGAAGAACAGCAGACTGTGACCAGGCCGTAAATATCTAGACCAGCAATGTCAGAGATATGAGTCATGGCTTAGAAATGTACAAGGTACCTCGAGAAGCCTTAAAGATCGAGCCCGCAACTCTTCCTCGGCATTCCCATGTTGTTTCATAATATCTGAGTATAGTTGTTGAAGTCTTGTCCAGTGGCATTGTGACAAGTCATCTGCCAACTGCCGTCTGACTTAGGGAACATTACAATGCTCATCCAAACCTTTCTGCTGATCCAGTCCGGATCCATGATCGCCGTAGTCAGTAGAAGCTTTGACGTCAGTTCTATCCAGTGAATCCATCTTTACATGCAGTGCCTTATCACGGCACTACTTCTCAAACATTGTATAATTAGAGCGAAAGACAGAAGTTCTGAAATCAAATGGATGATTGTTTGCTTGCAGGATCTAAATTTTAAACAGCTTGTTTTACCATGCTGTCACTCCCTCCTTGCTAATAACATGCTTCAGCATTGAACAGTTCATGGGAGTCTCCAGTTCTGCCAGATACCAGACTGCGTagttgcctgaggcatcaagTGTGAGATCATATGACGTCAACGTTCAAGCACATACCGCACCTCCAACTTGGCCTGTTACAAGGAAAAATTTAACTGCTGGGGGGTCCTGACCCATCATTCTTCGAATTTATACACTTCTTAATGTTTTATGAGTTGCCTAGCAGACAGACTGAGATTCATAGACTAATAGGAGGGCGCAAGAATGTGAGGTATCTGCTGAAGGCACGATAACACAATAGACAGTACGTTTGAGATGAATTGTCCTATTTGCTCTCGAGTCTCAAGCTCGCGCCTACGCTTTTACTGCCCCACCTGTGCCTGTAATCAAATCTACACACTACGTATTAATAATGCCAGGGCTCTCCTGGAGAAGGAAACCCTAGGACGGCAGGTTGAGAAAGCACTTCTGCATCAGACATCTCCTACTCTCTCTTATCATCGCTTCGAAGAATGCTCGACGCAGTCGCCAGATAAGGTGCCCAGTCCTCAGGATGTTCTGCAAATTATAACCACAAAGGCCGAGTCTTCCATTAGGAGGAAAGAGCTTGCGCTTCAGATCCAGCAACTGAAATCagagatcaaagacagaTAACTTGGCATTTCTCAGCGGAGGCTGACATTAGCCCGACGACGTTCAGATGCTGAGTCGTCAAAGTTTCAGCTGGAAAGTCGTGAGGTAGCTCTGATATGTGGTGTCCAGAATACCATCAAAAGGACGGAGCGTCTCTGGCATTCCTTGCACAGCAAGACAGTTGAGGCTCGGATCTTTCTTTGCCGGGAGGTTGCGAATCTTTACAGCCTAAGACAGTGGATGAAGCAGGATGGCAGTGAAATGAAGAAGACATACGTAATTGGTGGTGTCCCTATCGTTGATCTCCGAGACCTCAACGGGAAGTCCCAAAACTgccccctcctcctggaTATGCCAGCACCCAGTATTAATGCCCAAATAGGTGCCACTGCGGTTCAAATATCAACATCATTCTCTAATATTGCTCGTCTTCTAGTCCTCGTTTCACATTACTTATCTTTGAGGCTTCCAGCGGAGATTACCCTTCCTCATAAAGACCATCCCGTTCCCACGATTCATGCACCTATTGCGTCGTATATCTCACGGGAGTTGATCTTGACAGCCACCTCAACGCAGCCGCATAACCTTGCTTCATCTACTACGCACCCATTGGGCTTTCAGTCTAATCATTACCAACCTCGGCCTCTCACTATCGATAGAAGTTTACCAAAGCTCGCGAGGGAAGACCCAGAGTCATACGTCCTTTTCCTAGAAGGAGTTACATTATTGGCTTGGAACGTGTCCTGGTTATGTCGTACGCAAGGACTCAATATCGCGTCGGACTCTTGGGAAGAGATCTGCAATATTGGGAAGAACATGTGGCAGCTACTTGTTGCTCCTCCGTTGGAGGAGGCAACTCTGATGAGGGCATTTGCTGTTCGAGAAACGAAACCTATGAAGCCCTTAAGAGACCTTCCTAAAACTTCTCTTCAAAAGACCATATCGTTCCCCATGATGGGGCATTACTCACATGGCACTGTGCATTCATTCCTCGGTGCTTCGGAAGGTACGGAGTTCGTTAGGACGTGGAGACTGCCGATACCGCTCAAGGTTGTTGACAAATTGAAATCAACACTCCTGGGAGAGATGGCGAGCGCGGAATGGGAAGttctcgaggagaaagagTGGAATGATAGTGAACAGAGTTCGACGAGAGTTACCTTCCAGTCGAATATTTGGGAGTTTTACTACCTGTAATAGGCGGTCGGTTCGATTTAGGAAAGGCGTTTTGTCCCGAGGACAATCGAGACTGAGGGTGATGGGGTATTCTCTCAGGAACCGCCACAAACGTGGCCAAGAAGTTAGATTatcaagatcttcaggaTGCAGGTGTACTTGAAATTTGTTCAAGCACGGTAGTTCAGCCTCgcagaagagaagaatattGGATGTCGAGTCAAGGATCCGCACCGAGCGAAGAGACGGATACTCAACGGGCACGAGCGGCTCCTCGGTGAATTCACAGCTGGAAATTTCTATTGCTTCGAGCTTTGACCCCAGGCTCTGGAGAAGTGTTGCCCATCCTAAACCACTGGAAAAGCTGACCTCAAAGCGGCGAAGCTGTCGAGCCTGTCCgcagcagatgatgctcCCTTTTTGCGCCCCAGATACTGAGAAGCAAGCTAAATGTGGCAGCGAATCGAACCGTatctttgtccttggtcTGTTACCTCCACGTGGACAGTCCGGgcagaagcaggagaaaTTTAAGGCGAGAGTGACCAGTGATGGGAGGTCAGGTAGAACGCACAATCCCGGCTCATGTTCGATGCAGGATAGTTGTAGATTCCGCAGATGCTTGAAGGACATGGGAAGCATCCACGTGCGCGGTGACATAAATTCGACGCTCAAGGTCGTCATGGACGGGACAGTGGCTAGCTGAGCCAAGAGCTGCTGAAAGCTCTCAAAGTCAGGGGGATAACCAATGCTGTAGTCACGGTTAGCTTGCATGAAGTTGTTCTGATAATCGGCCATGAAGGCATGCCTGAAGGCTTCCAGACGGTCGAAAAGGGGAAGCAGATCGAAAAACTCCGTCTGAAGCGACTCTTCGTCGCCGCCCCAGATCTCAACAGCCCTAACATGAACTGCCCATTGCTTGAGTGTGCCAATGAGGCTCCCGTCGAACGACCTGAATAGCCGGAAGTTGAGAATCGGCGGGTCATCGAAGACGATGTTTACGTTACGAAAGAGAGAAGGAGCCGAAACCAATCGGAGAGTTCGGCACGTGTCGTAAGCGCTCCAGAGCTCTAGGTGATCCAACTGTCACCTTAGTCATCCTCATTCATTAAATGCCGGCTGGAAAGCAAGCTATAGTCTGTTGTGCCTTACTTTCTGGGTGACGAGGAGTAAAATTTCAGTAGGCAGGGAGAGGAGTGGCATGTCTACTGGACTGAGTATGCAGTGCGTGTCTGCTTTCAAAGTGGATTCGCAGGGAAGGAGTAGGTCATCGTCCGCAATATATCTGGTCTTTTTAGGCCAGTTGTTTCACAACTGCACGGAAGCTTAAAAAATTCTGAGGGGTACGGAGGGGACAAATTTGAGTACTGCTAAAGTGAATGGCATCCCAGGTGTCATCAGACGAGATATTGCGAGAAGAGTCCATATACATATGCTCGTAAAGTGCACTGTTCAATGGAAATGCTCAGCGCTGTCGAGTGTGGGCGGAGTGCGCGGTGAACTATGTATGGGTGCTAGACGGTTCTAACCCACGGCCTCAATTACTTTTCCGGCCGGCGTCCATCAGGCTGATCAACCACCGCATTATTTTTCTTTGGGATGAAGAATACCTTGTGAGAACGGAGTCTCACCGTGCCAACGAGGCTTATACCAAGATTAGTTCTGCGTCTTCCCTGCCCGGGTTATAAAGGGGAAGTGTAAGGTATTAGATTTCGTCCTGTCCATAGCAGACAAGGATACTCCGGTctgacaaggtcaagggAAATTAGTAAATATGCCTGCATGCTCCACGGACGAATGCTGCAGTCCGTTGCCAACGTGGAACACAGGCAACGTGCACCAAACCGCAGCGTCTTCGGCTATATATCAACACGAACAATCCTGCAGCGCGGCTGGTATCCCCGCGCAAAACGGCCTCCGGCCTCCAGTCCTGAGCACAGAGTCAAGCCCTGACCACCGGCTTGCAAGCTCGCAGACGAGGCCGGATGAAGGGAGACCGCGATCCAGCCGGAACCCTATCAACCCGATGCTGGAAAGCTGTCACCTGGGGACACAGTTCACGTTGAACCCAGAGGTTACGTCCCGCACAAGCACGACTAGACGAGTGGAGATGCCAATACCAAGTTCCTCGGTAGCACGCCATCCGCGATATCCGGACCCATATTCGCAGGATCTCTACCCGCATACTGTAACCTCTTCTACCATCGGGTATGGGATGGACTGGCCGATGCCAGGTCACAATGTGCCTGGCAGGCTAAGGGTAGAATCGTGGGATAATGACGAGTTACTCATGAACAGTTCAAGTTCAGGACTTTGCCAGTATCCTGAGCCACATGATGGGACCATTTCGGTGGGTGCTACAATATTTTCACACAGAGCCCACGCTCAAGACTTCCAAGAATGGGGAAGTACGGAATCGATCCTTGAGCCATACCCGCCAGGACCTGTTAGTGGGTCCCCTCTAGAGTCTATGGGTTGCGAGCGCCGTTCTCAGTCCCTGGCTGCATCCGTTTCGTACAGGAACGGTAGAGCACCGGCGAACGGGCCGTTTGGTCACAGTACCGTTGCAAGGCAAGTACTTTCTGAGACATTGCCCGACAGCTCTTTATGATACTAACACTAGATTCTTTGAAAAGAGTACAACCTAGTGCGGTTCCGCTGGAGTCGGGTTTCAGTGCTTCTGCCCAGAGCATCTCCAGCATACAGCCGAGTATGGTCGTGGATCCCTGTGAAGTTGCTAGCCATGCCTTGCGCTGTAGCCTTATGGAGCACCAGAGGCAGGGTCTCGTCTGGATGAACGAACTGGAGAAAAGCGCACGAAGAGGCGGGATCCTAGCAGACGACATGGGCCTGGGAAAAACAGTTCAGGCGCTATCGCTCATTGTAGTGCGTCCAGGATCGATCGTGGAGCGGCACGCAACCCTCATCATCGCGCCAGCTGGATTGGTCCAGCAGTGGAAGGAGTCGATCAAGCGGTTGCTGAATCCCGGCATTTACCAGCGTAGAGTGTATGTGCATCACGGCAGCAAACGACTGGTGTCGTTTGCGCACTTGCATGACCATGATATTGTTATCACTACATATGGTACCGTGGCAGCTGAATGGCAAAGAAAACAGAGCATCCATCATGGGTCGCTCTCCAGGAGTGAGCCGATTCTGGGGTCTTCTAGTCGATGGCACCGGGTCATCCTCGATGAGGCTCAGAACATCAAGAATGACCGCTCAAATGCGGCCATGGGCTGCTGTGCGATTGATGCCACCTACCGATGGTGCCTGAGTGCGACCCCGCTCATGAACCACCAGCGGGAGCTGTATTCGTTGTTAAAGTTCCTCCGTGTCGCCGAGTACACCAGCATCGACGGAACAGTAAGTCTTCCCTTGGCAGGCTCATTAAACCTTCCTTTCAAGATCCGAGTGGTCCTGTGCTGTACTACCtcctttctcatcttcttgccaCCACCAAGCCGCGGCTGACTTTATGCTCCAGACCTTTCAGTCGGCATTTAACAGCGGTTACGAGTATGAACGGAGGGAAGCGGCTGAGCAACTGCAAAATGTTTTACAAGCGATGCTCTTGCGCCGTACAAAGTCATCGGTTATTGGCAGTCAGCCTATTGTTCAGCTGCCTTCTCGAACTACAGTGAAGGTGTACGTGGATCTTAATGACGAGGAGCGAAGACTGTACACCGCCCTGGAAGGTAGTGTACATGCCCAACTGGATCACCACCCGAACAGCGAAGCGATGCGTCACAGTGTCACACACATGATCTCTCTCTTACAGCGCCTCCAACTGGCATGTTGCCACCCGTTCCTTGTGACTGACGACATTAGACCACTCGGGAAACATTTCCTGACGGAGGAGCAATTGATGGAGAATGCGCGACAATTACCAGAGGCGGTAAATCTCCGCCTCCGAGTATCCGAGAATCTTCTCGACTGCCCTATTTGCTTCGACGTGGTGGAGGATCccatgatcttcttcccatGTGGACATAGTGCCTGTGTCGACTGCTTTGGCCGGATTTCCAGCGCTCGGGAGGTGCGATGCCACAGTTGTCGTGCAGTGATCGATCCCGCCAGAGCAACAAACTACATTTCATTCGCACGATCTAATGCACTTGCGTTGGAAAACAGTGTCTCGGATACCAAGTCACCTGTGCCAGAGGTTGTCGCGGGAATGGCTGAATACCCAAGGGCGGGTAGTCAGAGGGGTGGCGTATCGAACTCTACTCGGGAGGGTGACCTAAGTGCGTCTCAGAGCGGCGTAGATACGGAACAGCAGCAGTGGCGTACCGTTTTGCAACCTAACGAAGGCGAATCTACACAGAGGTTGTCGTTATTGCGGAAACAAGCAAGCAGGAGCTCTGCCGCCCGACGCACCTACCGGCAAGCGCTTGAAAATGCATGGATTACTAGCTCCAAAATCGATAAGGCTCTAGAGATAGTGGAGCAAATACAGAACGACGGAACAGGAGATaaaataattattttcaGCCAATTTACCTCGCTGCTGGACCTTATGGAGATACCACTTCAGCGGCGAGGCTGGCTTTTTCGTCGCTACGATGGAAGTATGAGACTCGCAGACCGCCATGCTGTAGTCGTTGAGTTCTCGACGAACCCTAACTGCAGACTTATGTTAGTATCTCTGCGGGCCGGAAACGCGGGCCTGAACCTCACGGCCGCGTCAAAAGTCATAATCCTCGATCCGTTCTGGAATCCCTTTGTCGAAGAACAGGCAATAGGTCGCGTGCATCGAATTGGCCAACAGCGACCAGTGCATGTGTACCGCATTCTTACTCCTGATACGGTTGAGGACCGCATTCAAAATCTTCAAGATGAAAAGCGCCGGCTTGTCCAAGGAGCCCTAAGCGACGCCGCTGATGCAACCATCCGTCTGGGAAGGCAGAACCTAACGTATCTCTTGGTTGGTCCCACGTTCGTCGCAAGGAACCCAGTGTAATCTCACATAATATCACACTGATTTTGTCTCATCCTTTTAGGGCCGAGAGGAATTACCCCTAGCGAGGTAATGTGAGATGTTGCTTACGGCATACCGTTGTAGTGACCTGCTACGGTGCAGCGACTTCAACACCTCGCGACACGGTTACTCATAGCCTTAATGGGTCATGTAAATATTCAGTTAGCTGTACTTGGCTGGTGACTGTTGCTTTGGATTAAAGCTACGTACGTACTGATATCAAACGAAATGGATGAAGAAGCGTGGAGATCAGTCTACTGTAGGTCCATTTGCGCTAAGTTCAGATGGCTCGCCAGCCGACTATGAACGTTCTTGGTTATTGGATGTCAACGTACATTGGAGGTTTCACAGCCTTATCAGCTTCCTTTATAGTATTAAGCCATGGGGTGCGTTCACGATGTGTAGTTGAGTAAAACTCAATACCACTCCACTGTGAACCTCTGCGAACGCCGATTAGCTGATAACTCTGATCTTGAACTGAAGATGTTGTCACATCATAGGGTGCATTGAGCGCCCATACAGTATATGCGTCCAAATAATGTCATTTCCATTCAAATCTTGCGAGCGAAAGGTACAAGCGGAACAGGTCCATTTACTTCAAACCAGCGACCTTCTGAGGTCGTAATCTGCTAGTAAGATAACAGCATTCGGTGAGCAAAGCCTACTGGATCGATGAACTAAGACGTCATTCCAAGAAGTGAAGACCGTAAATGTCTGGTGAGCTCTCGGTCGAATTGCCTAATTGAATAGGAATATGCAAGGACTGGCCAACGCACCTTTGAACGAGTTCGAACGATTGACAATGGAGGGTGCTGGGGCAGTGTTTCGTGGCTTAGATTACTTTCCTAGAAGCTGTGTGCAGGCTAACGCAGTAGTCCAGCCACCTGAGCAACATGGTTCAAAACAGTGCGCTGGATGACGGGCGCATTAATCGGCTCAAACTTTTCTTACACCCCTCCTCTTACCTTAGTATGATCAGCTTACCGTAGTGTTATGGCTGACGCGACATAGCAGGCTCACCAGCAAAGAATTCATATCAATATCCGACCGGAGGCAGGTGACGCAGTGTAAAAGATTCAGGCAAACTTTAGCCGGTTAGGAACGCACAAGGAACTGTACATTGCGTTCAATACTAGAGTAGGTTATCCAAGCCTACCTCATTTTTAATCAAGTTACTATAGTAGCGTCCTGTCTGTTCGCTGTAGTTGAACCAACTCACCACAGCGGGTCCACGAAAAAACTAGCGGGAGAACTTCGCCCGCTACATAGTAAAGTTCGTTACTCAGTAGCCTGGGATATCAGGCTTCCTCAGCTAAGAGGCACAGGTCGATGAGGCAGAGCCGGGTTGCTTATCTATAAATACTCGTTATTCTCCCtggcttcttcttgtatATGTTCGAGGAAGGACCATGGTGAGCTACTGAACATTCCCTGTAAGACCTTGTACTTGGTTAGCTCATTCTTCTCCTACAGTCTCTACGTCAGATCTATCCTGGCGCCGGTGAAGCTCTGAGCGACCGAAGCCCTACTGTATAGAGTATGATTGAACACACTGTTTCCCAACGGCTGACACTGAATGTACCCAGTATTATCGCTGTTCATGGACTCGATTCTGTCGATGCAAGCGGGAGGTGCTCAACATCTTCCTGGCGCGAGTCATCGAAGGAGCCCGGCGAATTTTGGCTGGTTGCCCTTATTCGGGACCACGGCTTGGGAGCGAGAGCGCGACTGCTGGTACAGCCGACTGCAAAAACGGCGCAAATGTTTATACTCTTGGATCGTTTCCGGAAGCCTAATTCAAAACACAGTAACCCCTTTAGCAAAGCTCCCCTTCGCAGATCTTTGGGATGGTATGGTAACGATGAGTATTGGGCTATCATATAGGGTTATTCTATAGCTATACAGTTTAGGTGGAAACATGGCACCTGATAGGACGTTTTCGGGTGACCGCGCCATTCGTGGATGACGAGACTCGAAAACCGCTAACGGCGCAAGTCACTGTGAGAAAATGGGCAAAATTTCGATGGTTAAGTTCGTATGGAGATATAGTCTTGGATCCAGGAAGCCCCAGTGCCAGGCGTTGGAAGGTGGAACTCAGGCTAATCCGGATGTGCTAGATAGCTGAGACCGTTTGCTGCCACCAGAGATATTCGGCTGGGCACGGCGTCCCTTTTCCAAAGTGACCGTAactcctcttcagctggCTGGTCCGAATTACAGTACGGATTTGTCAACATGTTGCATGCGATGTGTTTTGTACCGCCGGTCAACCCAGGAGTTGGCAGAGTATAATCACCAAATAGTGGCAAAAGAGCAACGATATAAGTACAGTACTTCATTCACTCACTGACGTACTTGCAGAACATGGTCCCTAATTTGCACTCTCA
The DNA window shown above is from Aspergillus fumigatus Af293 chromosome 1, whole genome shotgun sequence and carries:
- a CDS encoding F-box protein, giving the protein MPLLSLPTEILLLVTQKLDHLELWSAYDTCRTLRLVSAPSLFRNVNIVFDDPPILNFRLFRSFDGSLIGTLKQWAVHVRAVEIWGGDEESLQTEFFDLLPLFDRLEAFRHAFMADYQNNFMQANRDYSIGYPPDFESFQQLLAQLATVPSMTTLSVEFMSPRTWMLPMSFKHLRNLQLSCIEHEPGLCVLPDLPSLVTLALNFSCFCPDCPRGGNRPRTKIRFDSLPHLACFSVSGAQKGSIICCGQARQLRRFEVSFSSGLGWATLLQSLGSKLEAIEISSCEFTEEPLVPVEYPSLRSVRILDSTSNILLFCEAELPCLNKFQVHLHPEDLDNLTSWPRLWRFLREYPITLSLDCPRDKTPFLNRTDRLLQVVKLPNIRLEGNSRRTLFTIIPLFLLENFPFRARHLSQEC
- a CDS encoding putative SWI/SNF family DNA-dependent ATPase; this encodes MPACSTDECCSPLPTWNTGNVHQTAASSAIYQHEQSCSAAGIPAQNGLRPPVLSTESSPDHRLASSQTRPDEGRPRSSRNPINPMLESCHLGTQFTLNPEVTSRTSTTRRVEMPIPSSSVARHPRYPDPYSQDLYPHTVTSSTIGYGMDWPMPGHNVPGRLRVESWDNDELLMNSSSSGLCQYPEPHDGTISVGATIFSHRAHAQDFQEWGSTESILEPYPPGPVSGSPLESMGCERRSQSLAASVSYRNDSLKRVQPSAVPLESGFSASAQSISSIQPSMVVDPCEVASHALRCSLMEHQRQGLVWMNELEKSARRGGILADDMGLGKTVQALSLIVVRPGSIVERHATLIIAPAGLVQQWKESIKRLLNPGIYQRRVYVHHGSKRLVSFAHLHDHDIVITTYGTVAAEWQRKQSIHHGSLSRSEPILGSSSRWHRVILDEAQNIKNDRSNAAMGCCAIDATYRWCLSATPLMNHQRELYSLLKFLRVAEYTSIDGTVSLPLAGSLNLPFKIRTFQSAFNSGYEYERREAAEQLQNVLQAMLLRRTKSSVIGSQPIVQLPSRTTVKVYVDLNDEERRLYTALEGSVHAQLDHHPNSEAMRHSVTHMISLLQRLQLACCHPFLVTDDIRPLGKHFLTEEQLMENARQLPEAVNLRLRVSENLLDCPICFDVVEDPMIFFPCGHSACVDCFGRISSAREVRCHSCRAVIDPARATNYISFARSNALALENSVSDTKSPVPEVVAGMAEYPRAGSQRGGVSNSTREGDLSASQSGVDTEQQQWRTVLQPNEGESTQRLSLLRKQASRSSAARRTYRQALENAWITSSKIDKALEIVEQIQNDGTGDKIIIFSQFTSLLDLMEIPLQRRGWLFRRYDGSMRLADRHAVVVEFSTNPNCRLMLVSLRAGNAGLNLTAASKVIILDPFWNPFVEEQAIGRVHRIGQQRPVHVYRILTPDTVEDRIQNLQDEKRRLVQGALSDAADATIRLGRQNLTYLLVGPTFVARNPV
- a CDS encoding Atg14 domain-containing protein, producing the protein MNCPICSRVSSSRLRFYCPTCACNQIYTLRINNARALLEKETLGRQVEKALLHQTSPTLSYHRFEECSTQSPDKVPSPQDRRLTLARRRSDAESSKFQLESREVALICGVQNTIKRTERLWHSLHSKTVEARIFLCREVANLYSLRQWMKQDGSEMKKTYVIGGVPIVDLRDLNGKSQNCPLLLDMPAPTEITLPHKDHPVPTIHAPIASYISRELILTATSTQPHNLASSTTHPLGFQSNHYQPRPLTIDRSLPKLAREDPESYVLFLEGVTLLAWNVSWLCRTQGLNIASDSWEEICNIGKNMWQLLVAPPLEEATLMRAFAVRETKPMKPLRDLPKTSLQKTISFPMMGHYSHGTVHSFLGASEGTEFVRTWRLPIPLKVVDKLKSTLLGEMASAEWEVLEEKEWNDSEQSSTRVTFQSNIWEFYYLSASQKRRILDVESRIRTERRDGYSTGTSGSSVNSQLEISIASSFDPRLWRSVAHPKPLEKLTSKRRSCRACPQQMMLPFCAPDTEKQAKCGSESNRIFVLGLLPPRGQSGQKQEKFKARVTSDGRSGRTHNPGSCSMQDSCRFRRCLKDMGSIHVRGDINSTLKVVMDGTVAS